The nucleotide sequence GACCGCGGCCGCGGCTGCCCGCTCGGTCGGCACGAACAGTGCCGTGGTGGCGCCGTCGAACCAGGTCGGGTGGATCGAGCCAAGATCGGTGACCACGGTGGCGAACGGCGTCGCCGGGGCGACGTCGGCCAGCACCGGCGCCACCAGCGCGTTGACCAGCGGGTGCACCGACACCACCAGGTCCGGCGCCGCCGCCGTCAGCATGCGGCGGATGCGGGGGCGGGACATCACCCGCACCGCGCGCGACAGCAGACGGGTCAGTTGCGGCCAGCTGGTGCGCTGCCACAGCAGCTTCCACAGCCAGGGCGCATGGTTGACCAGGAGGTCGTAGCTTCCGGGCAGGCGGTTGATCGGATAGATCAGATGGTCGATCAGGACGTCGACGATCTCGACCGCGGTGCCGGGACGCTGGCGTTCGAATTCGGCGGCAAGTGCGCGGGCGCTGGCCAGATGGCCACCGCCGGTCCTGCTCATCAGGATCAGAACGCGCGATTGGGAACCGGACATGACGCGGCGGGATCCTCGCAGGGGGCCTCCCTGCATCACCGTTTCGGCGCCTACCGTCAAGGCTCGGTTGCCGGAGCGATTCGCTTCGCCAGATGTTTGGATCTCTGACTGCAGCGGGTTTCTCCCATGACCGGTATGTCGGCGTCGCATCGCCCTCGCGCACTTCCCACGGCCGCTGACGTCCACGACGCGGCGGCCCGCCTTGCCGGGGTCGCGGTGCGCACGCCGCTGCTGTCGTTTCCGGTGCTGGACGCCGCGGTCGGCGCTCGGGTGGTGGTGAAGCCGGAGATGTTCCAGCGCACCGGCGCCTTCAAGTTTCGCGGCGCCTACAACAAGATCGCGCAGATCGCGCCGGAGCGGCGGTCGGCCGGGGTGGTGGCGTGGTCATCGGGCAATCACGCCCAGGGGGTGGCGGCGGCGGCGCGGCTGTTTGCGATGCCAGCCACCATCGTGATGCCGGCCGACGCGCCGCGCGCCAAGATCGCCCGCACCCGCGCCTTCGGGGCCGAGGTGGTGACCTACGACCGCGTGCGCGAAAGCCGCGAGGAGATCGGCAGCCGGCTCGCCGCCGTGCGCGGCGCCACCGTGGTGCCGCCGTTCGACGACGCCGACATCATCGCCGGGCAGGGCACGGTGGGGCTGGAGATCGCCGAGGATTGCGTCGAACGCGGGCTGGAGCCGGACGTGGTGGTGGTGCCGGCCTCGGGCGGCGGCCTGATCGCCGGCGTCGCCCTGGCGATCGCGGAGCGGTTTGCCGCGGCCCGGATCGTGAGCGCGGAGCCGGCGGGGTTCGACGACCACGCCCGTTCGTTCGCCTCCGGCCGCCGCGAGAGCAACGATCGCCTCGCCGGCTCGATCTGCGACGCGCTGCTGATGGCCTCGCCCGGCGAAATCACCTTCGAGATCACCCGTCGCCTGGTCGGCGAGGGCGTGGCGGTGAGCGATGCCGAGGTCGAAACCGCTATGCGCTTCGCCTTCGACGAGTTGAAGCTGGTGGTCGAGCCGGGCGGGGCGGTCGCGCTGGCGGCGGTGCTGGCGGGGCGCTTCCGCGGCGCCGCCACCATTGCGGTGGTGATGTCCGGCGGCAATGTCGACCGCGACCTCTACGCCCGCATCCTGGCGGGCGGGTGAGCGGCGGCGCGATCAGGTGAACAGCGCGGTCCGCTCGGCCGGGGTCAACTGGTCGATATCGGACGTGGACAACCGCACGGCGCTCGATTCGGCCGGCGGCAGCGCCGGGGCGATCGAGGGCTGACCGAACGCGAGCTCCGGCAGGGCGTCGGTCTCGGCGGTGGCCTCGTGCGGAGCGGCCGCCTCGCTCGCGGCCTCGGGGGCGTCGGCCGCGAACAATTGGTCGAGGGCGTCGGGCTCCAGGGCGTCGACGATGTCGGCGTCGACGATGCGGACCTCAAGGTTGGAGGCGATCGAGGGCGCGTCTTCCGTCTGCGGAACGCCGTCGTTCGTCGCGACCACGGTGGCCGCGCCGCCGCCGATCTCGATTTCGAAGCTGTTGTCGGCGCCGCTCACGGCCGGCTTGGCCGCCACCACATCGCCGGCCAGGGCGTCGAGGTCGACGATCTCCCGACCGATTTCGTCCTGCTCGGCGGCGTCCGCGGCCGCGGCGTCCGCCACGGTGGCCGGTTGCGATGCGACGGCCTCGACCTCGGCTTCCGCCAGATCGATCACCTCCAGATCGACCACCTCCAGGTCGTCCACGCCGAGATCAATCGCGTCCAGATCGATGGCGTCCAGGTCGATGGCCTCGACATCGCCGGTCTCGTTGTCGGCGGTCGCCAGGTTGGCGACTTCCAGGTTGGTGATCTCGCCGTCGATGGCCTCGACCGCCGCCGCCTCGGTGACCGTAGCCGCGGCTTCGAAGGCGACGAATTCGGCGTCCTCCAGCTCGGCCGCCGGCGCGGCGGCTGCGGGCGCCTCGTGGTCGTTGCTGGCCACCGCCTGGAACTCGGCGATCTCGGCGGCCATGATGTCGTCGATCGACAGCGCCGCGAACTCGCTGGCACCGAACCCACCCTCGGCCGCCGCCGGCTCGAGCATGGCGTCGACCGCGTTCTGGCCGAGGCCGCTGCCGGGCACGGCCGGACCGTGGGCGAGCTTGCGGCCGAGCGGCACGTCGCCGGCCTCGGCCTTGGCGGCGGCTTCCGCCCGCTCCGGCAGGGCGCCCTCGACCCCCCAGATGTCGATCATCGCGTTGATGCGGGCTTCGAGGTAGCGCAGGACGTTGATCACCTTGCGGGTGCGCTGGCCGGTGAGGTCCTGGAATGAGCAGGCGGAGTAGATGTCGGTCGCCCGCTCGTCGAGCATGTCGCAGATCGGGCCGTCGAAGCCGCGCTCGCGCAGGGTCCAGGCGACCTCCTGGATCTGCTCGGCGGCGTGGAGGATATCGTCCGTGGCGGTCTCGGTGGTGGTGACGATGGCGTCGAGTTCCACCGTCGCCTCGCCAAAGCGGCCCTCGACCTGCTGGGTCGGCTTGATGGCGGCGATTTCGTCCTTGGTGCGTGCGATGGCCTGGGCCATCTCCAGGATGCTCATCCGCACCCGCTCCAGCTGCGGATCTTGCGGCGGCGAGTCGATTTTGGTTTCCAGGCGCTCGAGAATCTCGACCAGGCGCTGGGTTTCTGCGTAGCGGTTACGCCGGGCGTATTCGCCAAGGAACCAGCGGCCACGGGTGGTTTCGACCACCGCTGCCTCAATGGCCTCGTAATCCGCATCGGAAATCGACGATGGTACGGGGAGTCCGGCCATGGCAATTTCTCTCCATCTCGCCGTGTTACGGGCGGACACGGGCACGATGCCTCGCGAATCGTTCACCCGAGTTTAACGGTCATCTGGAAACACCCGCTATGCCTTTTGAATCCATACCCCTTTGGCGGTATGGCGCGATCTATGGCGCCCTGTTTGCCATGGTCGGGGTCAACCTGCCGTTTCTGCCGGTCTGGCTGGCGGCACGTGGGCTCGACGCCGGCGAGATCGGGCTTGTCATCGGCGCCCCCATCGTCTTGCGCATCCTGATCGCGCCGCTGGTGGCCGAGGTTGCCGACCGCAGCCGCCGGCCGGTCGCGGTGCTGCGCGGGGTGGCGGCGCTGGCGATGGCCAGCTACGTGCTGCTCGCCGCGGTCGACGGCTTCTGGCCGCTGCTGGCGGCCAACGCGCTGGCGCAGGCGTGTGCCGCCTCGGCGTTGCCGCTGTTCGACAGCCTCGCCGTGCGCCGCCTCGCCAAGCGGCCGGGCGGGTTCGGCCGGGTACGGCTGTGGGGCTCGCTGTCGTTCATTGCCGCCAATCTGGTCAGCGGCGTGCTGATCGGCGTCCTGCCGGTCGCCAGCATCGTCTGGATGGTGGTCGGCCTGCAGTTCGTGACCGTCGCGACGGCGATCGTCCTGGTCCGGGACACCGTGAGCGGCCCTGCGGCCGCCGTGCCGACGCCGCCGACCCGCGGGTTGATGTCGCCGGGCGTCGCGGTGATCGTGCTGGGGGTGGCGCTGATCCAGGGCAGCCACGGCGCGATCTATGGCCTGGGCTCGCTGCATTGGCGCGACCTCGGCCTCGACGCCCCCACCATCGGCGCGCTGTGGGCGATGGGGGTTGCCGCCGAGGTCACGCTGTTCTTCGCGTCCGCCCGGCTGCCGGCGTGGATCGGCCCGCGCACGCTGATGGGCGCGGGCGCGGCGGCGGCGGTGGTGCGCTGGCTGCTGATGGGGCTCGATCCGGTCGGGGTGCCGCTGCTGCTGCTGCAGTGCCTGCACGCCTTCAGCTTCGCCGCCACCTATCTCGGCATGGTGGCCGCGCTCGCCGCGGCGGCGGCGCCCGGCGCCGAGGCGCGGGCGCAGGCGGCCGGCTCGACGGCGCAGGGGGTGGCGCTGGCCGGGGCGATCGCGCTGGCCGGGCAGCTCTATCCGACGCTCGGCGCCGGGGTGTTTCCGGTGATGGCCGGGCTCGCCGCGTTCGGCGGCGCGGTGATTGCGTTCGGCCCCCGGCTGGTCGCCAAGCGGGGTGGCAGCTAGCTGGTTCGGCGGCCGCTGTCGTGCGCCGGCTTCAGCCCCACAGTGCGGGCTCGGGCGGATGGAGCAGCGAGCCGACGTAGCGCAGGCCGGCGATGCGGTCCTGGGCGAGCAGCAGCGGCCCGTCGAGGTCGACCCAGCGGGCGTCCTGGGCGAGCAGCGTCGCCGGCGCCATGCCCAGCGAGGAGCCGACCATGCAGCCGATCATCAGGTCGAGCCCGAGATTGCGGGCCTCCCGCGCCAGGTCGATTGCCTCGGTGAGGCCGCCGGTCTTGTCGAGCTTGATGTTGATGGCGTCGTAGCGGCCGATCAGCGGCGCCAGCGTGGCGCAGTCGTGAACGCTTTCGTCGGCGCAGATCGGAATCGGCCGCGGGATCGCGCCCAGCACGGCGTCGCGATGGACCGGAAGCGGCTGCTCGACCATCTCGACCTCGGCCTCGGCGCAGGCGGCGAGGTTGGTCTCCAGCGTCTCCGCGGTCCAGCCCTCGTTGGCATCGACGATCAGGCGCGCCCGCGGCGCGTTCGCCCGCACCGCGCGGATGCGCTCGACGTCGCCGGGGCCGCCGAGCTTGATCTTGAGCAGCGGCCGGCTCGACGCCGCGGCGGTGGCGGCGGCCATCACCTCCGGCCTGCCGAACGAGATGGTGAAGGCGGTGACCACCGGCTTGGGCTCGGGCAACCCGGCGAGACGGAACACCGGCCGCCGGCTGATCTTGGCCTCCAGGTCCCACAGCGCGCAATCGACGGCGTTGCGGGCAGCGCCGGCGCGCATCTGCTGTCGCAGTTGCTCGCGGGTCAGCCCGTTCTCGATGTCCTGCGCGATCGCCTTGATGGCGGCGATGGTGCCCTCCACGGTCTCGCCATAGCGCGGGTAGGGCACGCATTCGCCGCGGCCCCGCAACGGCCCCTGGACGATTTCCACCACCACCACCTGGCTCTCGGTGCGGGAGCCCCGTGAAATGGTGAAGGAGCCGGCGATTGGAAAGGTCTCGGCGCGGACGTCCAGATGGCGGGCAGGCGTGGCGTTCACGGCAGGCCGAACTCCTCGGCGATCTTGTCGACGATGGCCTCGACGCCGAACCGCACCGGGTCGGTGGCCGGCAGGCCCTCGGCACGGACGGTCTCCGCGATGACGCGCCGGGCCTCCTCATCGGACAAGCGCTCGGTGTTGACCGCGATGCCGACGCAGCGGATGTCCGGGTTGGTCAGCCGGCCGCACTGGACCGTCAGGTCGATGACCTCGCGGATGGTTGGCAGCCGGTGCTCGACGCCGCGCATCCGGGTGCGGGTCGGCTCGTGGCACACCACGAAGGCGTCGGGCTGGGCGCCATGGAGCAGGCCGAGCGTGACGCCGGCGAAGGAGGGGTGGAACAGCGAGCCCTGGCCCTCGACCACGTCCCAGTGGTCGGGATCGTTGGCCGGCGTCAGCCATTCGGCGGCACCGGAGATGAAATCGGCCACCACCGCGTCGACCGACACGCCGCGGCCGGAGATGAACACGCCGGTCTGGCCGGTGGCGCGGAAGTCGGCATGGTAGCCCCGCGCCGTCATCGCCCGCTCCAGCGCCAAGGCGGTGTACTTCTTGCCGACCGAGCAGTCGGTGCCGACGGTGAGCAGCCGCTTGCCCGGCCGCTTCACGCCCTTGCCGGTGGCAAAACGCTCGGTGGAGTGGCGGACGTCGAACAGCCGGCGGCCGTGCTTGGCGGCGGCGGCCGCGATCTCGGGGTTGTCGGCCAGCTTCATGTGCAGGCCGGCGGCGACATCCATGCCTGCCGCGATGGCGGCGACGATGGGGGCGGCCCAGTGCGGCGGCAGCACGCCGCCGGCATTGGCGACGCCGACGATCAGGGTTTTTCCGCCGCGCGCGCGCGCGGTTGCAATATCGAGGTCGGGAAGGCCGGTGTCGGCCAGGCAGCCGGGCAGCCGCAACTGGCCGACGCACCAATCGCGCCGCCAGTCGACGATTCCTTGTGCGGTCTTGGCCGCGAGCGCGTCGGGCGCGTCACCGAGAAAAAGCAGGTACGGCTTTTCGATTTCCATTGAGTGTGCTCAGGGAGCCCTCGACGGGCGGACACTGCTCGGTAGTATCAGCCAGATGCGTCTTGCGACAAGACCTTAACTCCGGGAGCTCCCTCTTGACCGGCGGCCCGCTTTTGCAGAGCACCATCCGGGGCCGCAGCCTGGTGATCGAGGCTGGCGGAACCTGGACGTCCGCGCGCGCGGCGGAGCTGGAAAAGCTGGTGGAGGCGGTGGGCGAGGAGGCCGCCGCCGTCGATAATGTCGAACTTCGGCTGGCGCGCATCGAGCGGCTCGATACCTACGGCGCGTGGCTGATCGAGCGGCTGCTGCGCCAGGAGCGCGGCAAATCGACCGAAATCCGGATGGTGGGGCTCGATCCGCGGTTCGACGCGTTGATCGCCAGCATGCACGAGGCCAACCGGCGCGAGCCGCCGCCGGTCCTCCCCTCCAACGGCATCCGGTGGTTCGTCGAGATCACCGGCGCAGCCGTGGTCGGCATCGCCCGCGATTTCGTCCAGATCACCGAGTTCCTCGGCGAGACGATGGCGGCCGCCGGCCGTGCGCTGCGCCGGCCGGCACAATTCCGGCCGATCGCCATCGTCCATCAGATCGATCGCGCCGGCATCGGCGCGGTGCCGATCATCATGCTGATGACCTTTCTGATCGGCGCTATCGTCGCCCAGCAGGGCATCTTCCATTTCCGCAAGTTCGGCGCCGAAACCTACGTCGTCGACATGATCGGCATCCTCACCCTTCGCGAGCTCGCCGTGCTGCTGGTGGCGATCATGCTCGCCGGCCGCTCGGGCTCGGCCTACACCGCCGAACTCGGCTCGATGCGGATGCGCGAGGAGACCGACGCGTTGCGGGTGATGGGGCTCGACCCGATCGAGGTGCTGGTGTTGCCGCGCCTGATCGCGCTGATCATCGTCA is from Blastochloris viridis and encodes:
- a CDS encoding threonine ammonia-lyase, producing the protein MSASHRPRALPTAADVHDAAARLAGVAVRTPLLSFPVLDAAVGARVVVKPEMFQRTGAFKFRGAYNKIAQIAPERRSAGVVAWSSGNHAQGVAAAARLFAMPATIVMPADAPRAKIARTRAFGAEVVTYDRVRESREEIGSRLAAVRGATVVPPFDDADIIAGQGTVGLEIAEDCVERGLEPDVVVVPASGGGLIAGVALAIAERFAAARIVSAEPAGFDDHARSFASGRRESNDRLAGSICDALLMASPGEITFEITRRLVGEGVAVSDAEVETAMRFAFDELKLVVEPGGAVALAAVLAGRFRGAATIAVVMSGGNVDRDLYARILAGG
- a CDS encoding MFS transporter; the protein is MPFESIPLWRYGAIYGALFAMVGVNLPFLPVWLAARGLDAGEIGLVIGAPIVLRILIAPLVAEVADRSRRPVAVLRGVAALAMASYVLLAAVDGFWPLLAANALAQACAASALPLFDSLAVRRLAKRPGGFGRVRLWGSLSFIAANLVSGVLIGVLPVASIVWMVVGLQFVTVATAIVLVRDTVSGPAAAVPTPPTRGLMSPGVAVIVLGVALIQGSHGAIYGLGSLHWRDLGLDAPTIGALWAMGVAAEVTLFFASARLPAWIGPRTLMGAGAAAAVVRWLLMGLDPVGVPLLLLQCLHAFSFAATYLGMVAALAAAAAPGAEARAQAAGSTAQGVALAGAIALAGQLYPTLGAGVFPVMAGLAAFGGAVIAFGPRLVAKRGGS
- the dgcA gene encoding N-acetyl-D-Glu racemase DgcA; translation: MNATPARHLDVRAETFPIAGSFTISRGSRTESQVVVVEIVQGPLRGRGECVPYPRYGETVEGTIAAIKAIAQDIENGLTREQLRQQMRAGAARNAVDCALWDLEAKISRRPVFRLAGLPEPKPVVTAFTISFGRPEVMAAATAAASSRPLLKIKLGGPGDVERIRAVRANAPRARLIVDANEGWTAETLETNLAACAEAEVEMVEQPLPVHRDAVLGAIPRPIPICADESVHDCATLAPLIGRYDAINIKLDKTGGLTEAIDLAREARNLGLDLMIGCMVGSSLGMAPATLLAQDARWVDLDGPLLLAQDRIAGLRYVGSLLHPPEPALWG
- the dgcN gene encoding N-acetyltransferase DgcN → MEIEKPYLLFLGDAPDALAAKTAQGIVDWRRDWCVGQLRLPGCLADTGLPDLDIATARARGGKTLIVGVANAGGVLPPHWAAPIVAAIAAGMDVAAGLHMKLADNPEIAAAAAKHGRRLFDVRHSTERFATGKGVKRPGKRLLTVGTDCSVGKKYTALALERAMTARGYHADFRATGQTGVFISGRGVSVDAVVADFISGAAEWLTPANDPDHWDVVEGQGSLFHPSFAGVTLGLLHGAQPDAFVVCHEPTRTRMRGVEHRLPTIREVIDLTVQCGRLTNPDIRCVGIAVNTERLSDEEARRVIAETVRAEGLPATDPVRFGVEAIVDKIAEEFGLP
- a CDS encoding MlaE family ABC transporter permease → MTGGPLLQSTIRGRSLVIEAGGTWTSARAAELEKLVEAVGEEAAAVDNVELRLARIERLDTYGAWLIERLLRQERGKSTEIRMVGLDPRFDALIASMHEANRREPPPVLPSNGIRWFVEITGAAVVGIARDFVQITEFLGETMAAAGRALRRPAQFRPIAIVHQIDRAGIGAVPIIMLMTFLIGAIVAQQGIFHFRKFGAETYVVDMIGILTLRELAVLLVAIMLAGRSGSAYTAELGSMRMREETDALRVMGLDPIEVLVLPRLIALIIVMPLLTFIGAISALTGGGMVTWLYGGMSPDVYLDRLREAISLSTFQVGLIKAPFMALVIGLIACVEGFRVQGSAESLGLRTTASVVKAIFMVMVLDGLFAMFFAAVDM